Proteins from a single region of Deltaproteobacteria bacterium:
- the tldD gene encoding metalloprotease TldD, whose protein sequence is MKQENLPAKFFDSNFGIGTKDLDKVVGAALGQKADYADLFFEYRKNEGVSLEEGLVKNCSQSTSNGVGVRVLAEAKTGYAYTDDITIKNLEIAARTAHYIAQNRVGQAPVPVGQAKAEAHDLYPIKTPVNDVPLDTKVALLYEIDKYARALDPRVKNVMASIGCEYKVMLVANSQGLVIGDVQPLTRLNVTCIVEENGNRQVGSFGGGGRVEFGFFIDAKDYERYAREAVRQAVLNLSAKDAPAGTMDVVLGPGWPGILLHEAIGHGLEGDFNRKKTSAFSDRIGEKVASELCTVIDDGTIPSRRGSINVDDEGTPTRRTVLIEKGILKGYLQDKLNAGLMKMAPTGNGRRESYACIPMPRMTNTFMLAGESAPEDILRSVKKGLYAVSFGGGQVDITSGKFVFSASEAYLIEDGKVTTPVKGATLIGNGPDVLTRVSMVGNDLKLDEGVGTCGKDGQSVPVGVGLPSIRIDGLTVGGTAH, encoded by the coding sequence ATGAAACAGGAGAATCTCCCGGCGAAGTTTTTCGACAGCAATTTTGGCATCGGCACCAAGGATCTTGACAAAGTTGTTGGCGCGGCGCTCGGACAGAAGGCTGACTACGCGGACCTGTTTTTTGAATATCGCAAGAACGAAGGCGTTAGTCTTGAAGAGGGGCTCGTCAAGAACTGCTCGCAATCGACTTCCAACGGGGTCGGGGTGCGCGTGCTGGCGGAGGCCAAGACGGGCTACGCCTACACGGACGATATCACGATCAAGAATTTGGAAATCGCCGCGCGCACGGCGCACTACATCGCGCAGAATCGCGTCGGCCAAGCTCCGGTGCCGGTGGGGCAAGCAAAGGCCGAGGCACATGACCTGTATCCGATCAAAACCCCGGTCAACGATGTGCCCCTCGACACGAAAGTCGCGCTGCTCTACGAGATCGACAAATACGCCCGCGCCCTCGATCCGCGGGTAAAAAACGTCATGGCGTCGATCGGCTGCGAGTACAAGGTCATGCTGGTGGCGAACTCCCAAGGCCTGGTGATTGGCGACGTCCAGCCGCTGACGCGCCTGAATGTTACCTGCATCGTCGAAGAAAACGGCAACCGCCAGGTGGGCAGCTTTGGCGGCGGCGGGCGCGTCGAGTTTGGTTTTTTCATCGACGCCAAAGATTACGAGCGCTACGCGCGCGAAGCGGTGCGCCAAGCGGTGCTAAATCTGTCAGCCAAGGATGCGCCGGCTGGAACGATGGACGTCGTGCTTGGCCCCGGTTGGCCGGGCATTCTTTTGCACGAGGCGATTGGCCATGGCCTTGAAGGCGACTTCAATCGCAAGAAGACCTCGGCATTTTCAGACCGTATTGGCGAGAAAGTTGCGTCGGAGCTGTGCACCGTGATCGACGACGGCACGATTCCGTCGCGCCGCGGCTCGATCAACGTTGACGACGAAGGCACGCCGACGCGCCGCACCGTGTTGATCGAAAAGGGTATCCTCAAAGGCTACCTGCAGGACAAGCTCAACGCCGGTCTGATGAAGATGGCGCCCACCGGCAACGGCCGGCGCGAAAGCTACGCGTGTATTCCGATGCCGCGTATGACTAATACTTTTATGCTTGCCGGTGAGAGCGCGCCGGAAGACATCTTGCGCTCGGTGAAAAAGGGGCTCTATGCGGTTTCTTTCGGCGGCGGCCAAGTCGATATCACCAGCGGTAAATTCGTTTTTTCCGCCAGCGAAGCCTATCTGATCGAGGACGGCAAGGTGACGACGCCGGTGAAGGGCGCAACGTTAATTGGCAACGGCCCCGACGTGCTCACGCGCGTGTCGATGGTCGGCAACGATCTAAAACTAGACGAAGGTGTCGGCACCTGCGGCAAAGACGGCCAGTCGGTGCCGGTGGGGGTTGGGCTGCCGTCGATTCGCATTGACGGACTCACGGTCGGGGGGACGGCGCACTAA
- a CDS encoding DUF192 domain-containing protein — translation MVAGILLMAATSCQAEPKVTITTRDGKAIAFSVEIADTPSKREMGLMYRKEMAADRGMIFIFPQEYPQSFWMKNTPLPLDMIFISAGKKIVGIVEQAVPFSLDPRGVPTPSQFVLEINGGLAQKHGIRVGDAVAFDGIDVAAVKQ, via the coding sequence CTGGTTGCGGGAATTTTGCTTATGGCTGCAACGAGCTGTCAAGCTGAGCCCAAGGTGACGATCACGACGCGCGACGGCAAAGCGATTGCTTTCTCCGTGGAAATCGCCGACACACCGTCAAAACGTGAGATGGGCCTGATGTATCGCAAAGAGATGGCGGCCGACCGGGGCATGATTTTTATTTTCCCACAAGAGTATCCGCAGTCGTTTTGGATGAAAAATACCCCGCTGCCGTTGGATATGATCTTCATCAGCGCGGGCAAGAAAATCGTCGGTATCGTCGAGCAGGCGGTGCCTTTTTCCCTCGATCCGCGCGGCGTGCCAACGCCTAGTCAGTTTGTGCTGGAGATCAACGGCGGCCTAGCGCAGAAGCACGGCATTCGGGTCGGTGATGCCGTGGCTTTTGATGGCATCGATGTTGCCGCCGTGAAGCAATAA
- a CDS encoding (Fe-S)-binding protein: MLTGIEKILFLLLASAALYYGGKRFCEVYRAIARGKPDARFDNLAERIRRGLWQVLTQQTVFKTRPVVSFFHALIFYGFVSYFAVNFVDLVEGFFALKLHGGLWNPFNLLADFLTLGVLAGVVGMVLRRFVFRPKDFSFADNTPVLPEVRGGIARDSQIVAAFILFHVGCRLLFKATQVARQGHDPFLPVSSLFAGLFSAVSPGVLEVLNHLFWWGSLGAIFCFLPYFVRSKHIHIFTAPINLALKQDKPGVLQPMDFEKEDAVFGVAKLEEFTWPRLLDSYACIMCNRCQDVCPANATGKALSPAALLINERYELNKILPAFASGEASPRPLLEFAISEEATWACTTCNACIEICPVGNEQMLHILDIRRERVLSAAEFPKGLQNTFNNMERAGNPWGMAPDERMVWAKDLPFPVPTLAEKPNPTVLYWVGCAVAFDPRAQKIARSLAEIFHQAGLDWAVIGREEKCTGDTARRTGNEYLFAQMAAENVAVLDEVKAKTIVTNCPHCFHTIGNEYPQFGGNYVVKHHTDFINELIRDGKIKLAANGTDSITYHDPCYLGRHSGIFDPPRALIQATGAKLTEPERNRSNSFCCGAGGGQFWKEEEKGKERVSTNRYRELKQSGAKTVATGCPFCMRMITEETAKEEPEVAMQVMDIAEIVARSVVK; this comes from the coding sequence ATGTTGACCGGGATCGAAAAAATCTTGTTTTTGCTGCTCGCTAGCGCTGCCCTCTACTACGGCGGCAAGCGATTCTGCGAAGTTTACCGTGCCATCGCCCGTGGCAAACCCGATGCTCGTTTCGACAATTTGGCCGAGCGGATTCGCCGTGGCCTATGGCAGGTCTTGACGCAGCAAACGGTTTTCAAGACGCGCCCGGTGGTTTCGTTTTTTCATGCGCTAATTTTTTATGGCTTTGTCAGCTATTTCGCGGTCAATTTCGTCGACCTCGTAGAGGGCTTTTTCGCGCTGAAGCTGCACGGCGGGCTTTGGAATCCGTTTAATCTGCTCGCCGATTTCCTCACCTTGGGCGTGCTGGCGGGTGTGGTCGGCATGGTGCTGCGGCGCTTTGTGTTTCGCCCAAAGGATTTTTCGTTTGCCGACAACACGCCGGTGCTGCCGGAGGTGCGCGGTGGGATTGCGCGCGACTCACAAATCGTTGCGGCTTTCATACTGTTTCACGTCGGCTGCCGTTTGCTGTTCAAAGCGACCCAGGTGGCGCGCCAAGGCCACGATCCGTTCTTGCCGGTTAGCTCTCTGTTCGCGGGCCTTTTCTCGGCGGTGAGCCCCGGCGTGCTCGAAGTGTTGAATCATCTGTTCTGGTGGGGTTCGCTCGGCGCCATTTTTTGCTTTCTCCCTTATTTCGTGCGCTCCAAGCATATCCATATTTTTACCGCGCCGATCAATCTGGCCCTCAAGCAGGACAAACCGGGCGTGCTGCAACCGATGGACTTCGAGAAAGAAGACGCGGTCTTCGGCGTGGCCAAATTGGAAGAGTTCACCTGGCCGAGGCTCTTGGACTCCTACGCCTGTATCATGTGCAACCGCTGCCAGGACGTGTGTCCGGCCAATGCCACGGGCAAGGCGCTCAGCCCGGCCGCGCTATTGATCAACGAGCGCTATGAGCTGAACAAGATTTTGCCCGCGTTTGCCTCTGGAGAGGCTAGCCCGCGGCCGCTGCTCGAGTTTGCGATCAGTGAAGAAGCGACCTGGGCCTGCACGACCTGCAATGCCTGCATCGAAATTTGCCCCGTCGGTAACGAGCAGATGCTGCACATCCTCGACATCCGGCGCGAACGTGTGCTGAGTGCCGCCGAGTTTCCTAAGGGCTTACAAAACACTTTTAATAATATGGAGCGCGCTGGCAATCCGTGGGGCATGGCGCCGGACGAGCGCATGGTGTGGGCCAAAGACCTGCCGTTTCCAGTGCCGACCCTCGCCGAGAAGCCCAATCCGACCGTGCTCTATTGGGTCGGCTGTGCCGTCGCATTTGATCCGCGCGCCCAGAAAATCGCTCGCAGCCTCGCGGAAATCTTTCATCAAGCTGGGCTCGATTGGGCCGTCATCGGCCGCGAAGAAAAGTGCACCGGCGACACGGCGCGCCGCACCGGCAACGAATATTTGTTCGCGCAAATGGCCGCGGAAAACGTCGCGGTGCTCGACGAAGTCAAAGCCAAAACCATTGTCACTAACTGCCCGCACTGCTTTCACACGATTGGTAACGAGTACCCGCAGTTCGGCGGCAATTATGTGGTCAAGCATCATACGGATTTTATCAACGAGCTGATTCGCGACGGAAAAATCAAACTGGCGGCCAATGGCACGGACTCGATCACCTATCATGACCCCTGCTATTTGGGCCGCCACAGCGGGATTTTCGATCCACCGCGCGCGTTGATCCAGGCGACCGGCGCCAAACTCACCGAGCCTGAACGCAACCGTTCCAATAGTTTTTGCTGCGGCGCCGGCGGCGGCCAGTTTTGGAAGGAAGAGGAAAAGGGCAAAGAACGAGTGAGCACCAACCGCTATCGCGAGCTAAAGCAAAGCGGCGCTAAAACCGTCGCCACCGGCTGCCCGTTTTGCATGCGGATGATCACCGAGGAAACCGCCAAAGAAGAGCCGGAGGTCGCGATGCAGGTGATGGACATCGCCGAGATCGTCGCCCGCAGCGTGGTCAAGTAA
- a CDS encoding IclR family transcriptional regulator — protein MVRREKSNYTIQSVSHALDVLEQFNGSIEEIGVTELSKRLKLHKNNVFRLLATLEARGYIEQNRLTENYRLGLKCLQLGQTFIHQTGLLLQSRAVLQELAKSLNESVFVAVRKGAGVIPLDFVEARRPVRVTSFLGTLLPPHCTAAGKVHLVFESEAALGQTLPERLQSYTDKTIVDRHLLDQQIREIGEQGYAVEQQEFAQEVSSVATPIRDYTRTLVGSLAVIGPSHRFSSEVIRSSIAPTILRASSDLSKKLGYSA, from the coding sequence ATGGTCCGGCGTGAAAAATCTAACTACACAATTCAGTCCGTTTCACACGCCCTTGACGTTCTGGAGCAGTTCAATGGCAGCATCGAAGAGATCGGCGTCACGGAGCTGAGTAAACGGTTAAAGCTGCACAAAAACAACGTGTTTCGCTTGCTCGCGACCTTGGAAGCGCGCGGCTACATCGAGCAGAACCGGCTGACGGAAAATTATCGACTCGGCTTGAAATGCCTGCAACTCGGTCAGACTTTCATTCATCAGACCGGTCTGTTGCTGCAATCGCGCGCCGTTTTGCAAGAGCTTGCCAAGTCGTTGAACGAGAGCGTTTTCGTGGCTGTGCGCAAAGGCGCCGGGGTCATTCCCCTCGACTTCGTCGAAGCGCGCCGGCCGGTGCGGGTCACGTCCTTTCTTGGCACCCTGCTGCCGCCCCATTGCACGGCCGCGGGCAAGGTCCATCTGGTTTTTGAATCTGAAGCGGCACTGGGCCAAACCCTGCCGGAACGTTTGCAAAGCTACACGGACAAGACGATCGTCGACCGCCATCTGCTCGATCAACAGATAAGGGAAATCGGCGAGCAGGGGTACGCTGTGGAGCAACAAGAGTTCGCTCAGGAAGTCAGTTCGGTGGCGACGCCGATACGTGACTATACCAGGACGTTGGTGGGCAGTCTGGCGGTGATCGGGCCGAGCCACAGGTTTTCATCTGAGGTGATTAGATCTAGCATTGCGCCAACGATTCTGCGCGCGAGTAGCGATCTTTCCAAAAAACTCGGTTATTCCGCTTAG
- the trpE gene encoding anthranilate synthase component I, producing MLQPTFKEFVQLAKRGNLVPVYQELLMDLETPLSFFKRLERDRYAFLLESVEGSERWARYSFLGTRPQRVFKARGDQVEIIEHGKTKRCTVAEPLKMLEELLKGCKPVTVPGVPPFFGGALGYVAYDAVAQLHEVPSDKRDPLDTPEIFFLFVQTLVAFDNLKHTIKVIDNVRIDTGTDLRKAYNQASARIEKVISTLQKKPRGIESRAVAGGNGKVKFRSNLSPAKFKQAVERAKEYIRAGDIIQAVLCQRLETETQSDPFEIYRALRFINPSPYMYYLELEDLRVIGSSPETMVRLTGDTIELRPIAGTRRRGVTPEEERALEAELLGDPKERAEHIMLVDLGRNDVGRVAKIGTVEVNELMAIEHYSHVIHIVSNVRGQLAPEKSAFDLFVSAFPAGTVSGAPKIRAMQIISELEPQKRGLYAGAIGYFGYNGNLDTCIVIRTIVMKAKKAYINAGAGIVADSDPESEYQETLNKARGMLKAIELAEQWRKR from the coding sequence ATGCTTCAACCGACATTTAAAGAATTTGTCCAGCTCGCCAAGCGCGGCAACCTGGTTCCGGTCTATCAAGAACTATTGATGGACTTGGAAACACCGCTCTCCTTTTTTAAGCGTTTGGAGCGAGATCGCTACGCCTTCCTGCTCGAAAGCGTCGAAGGCAGCGAGCGCTGGGCGCGTTACTCTTTTCTTGGCACCCGCCCGCAGCGAGTCTTCAAAGCGCGCGGCGATCAGGTCGAAATCATCGAACATGGCAAGACTAAACGCTGCACCGTCGCCGAGCCGCTCAAAATGCTCGAAGAGCTATTAAAAGGCTGCAAGCCAGTGACGGTGCCGGGCGTGCCGCCGTTTTTTGGCGGCGCGTTGGGTTACGTCGCTTACGATGCCGTGGCGCAGCTGCACGAGGTGCCCAGCGACAAGCGCGACCCGCTCGACACGCCCGAGATATTTTTTCTCTTTGTGCAGACGCTAGTTGCCTTCGACAATCTGAAACATACCATCAAGGTCATCGACAACGTGCGCATCGACACCGGCACCGACCTGCGCAAAGCCTACAATCAAGCCAGCGCGCGCATCGAAAAAGTCATTTCGACTTTGCAAAAAAAACCGCGCGGCATCGAAAGCCGCGCCGTGGCCGGCGGCAACGGCAAAGTCAAATTTCGCTCCAATTTGTCGCCGGCAAAATTCAAACAGGCCGTCGAACGGGCTAAGGAGTACATCCGCGCCGGCGACATCATCCAGGCCGTGCTCTGCCAGCGGCTGGAGACCGAAACCCAAAGCGATCCGTTCGAGATCTACCGCGCCCTGCGTTTCATCAATCCATCGCCTTACATGTATTATCTGGAACTGGAGGACCTGCGTGTCATCGGCTCCTCACCCGAGACGATGGTCCGCCTGACTGGTGACACCATCGAGCTCCGCCCCATCGCCGGCACGCGCCGGCGCGGCGTCACCCCGGAAGAGGAACGCGCTCTAGAAGCGGAGCTGCTCGGCGACCCCAAAGAACGCGCCGAGCATATTATGCTGGTCGACTTAGGGCGCAACGACGTCGGCCGGGTCGCCAAGATCGGGACCGTGGAAGTGAACGAATTGATGGCGATCGAGCATTACTCACATGTGATCCATATCGTCTCCAACGTGCGCGGCCAGCTGGCACCGGAGAAATCTGCCTTCGACCTGTTCGTCTCAGCCTTCCCCGCCGGCACGGTCTCAGGTGCGCCGAAGATTCGCGCCATGCAGATCATCAGCGAGTTAGAGCCGCAGAAGCGCGGCCTCTACGCCGGCGCCATTGGCTATTTCGGCTACAACGGCAACCTGGATACCTGCATCGTCATCCGCACCATCGTCATGAAAGCCAAAAAAGCCTATATCAACGCCGGCGCCGGCATCGTCGCCGACTCCGATCCCGAGTCCGAATATCAAGAAACCCTCAACAAAGCCCGCGGCATGCTCAAAGCGATTGAATTGGCCGAGCAATGGAGGAAGCGATGA
- a CDS encoding aminodeoxychorismate/anthranilate synthase component II, producing the protein MILLIDNYDSFTYNLYHYLGELGADVKVFRNNKITLDEIAALRPEKIVISPGPCTPKEAGISCDAIRRFGAQTPILGVCLGHQSIGAAYGGAIIRAPSIMHGKLSAVSHDGKTIFRAVKNPFAAMRYHSLVIDSTRVPEDLAISARTEGGIIMAVRHKRFPVEGVQFHPESILAEEGKKLLKNFLDSY; encoded by the coding sequence ATGATCCTCCTGATCGACAATTACGACTCATTTACCTACAACCTTTATCATTACCTGGGCGAGCTCGGCGCCGACGTCAAAGTTTTTCGCAACAACAAAATCACCCTCGACGAAATCGCCGCGCTGCGCCCAGAGAAGATCGTCATTTCTCCGGGCCCTTGCACACCGAAAGAAGCCGGTATTTCCTGTGACGCCATCCGCCGCTTCGGCGCTCAGACACCGATTCTCGGTGTCTGTCTCGGCCATCAATCGATCGGCGCCGCCTACGGCGGTGCCATCATCCGCGCGCCGTCGATCATGCACGGCAAACTGTCCGCAGTTAGCCACGACGGCAAAACCATCTTTCGTGCAGTAAAAAACCCCTTTGCCGCCATGCGCTACCATTCGCTAGTCATTGACTCCACCCGCGTGCCGGAAGACTTGGCCATCAGCGCGCGCACCGAAGGCGGCATCATCATGGCGGTGCGCCACAAGAGATTTCCGGTTGAAGGCGTGCAATTTCACCCCGAATCGATTCTCGCCGAGGAAGGCAAAAAACTCTTAAAGAACTTCCTCGATAGCTACTAA
- a CDS encoding CatB-related O-acetyltransferase, which yields MAKNTSIKKKIAGLLEHVLKEDVSTRALQERFPEYEFGRGSYAGDLEVLSWGEGATLRVGNFCSIADGVTILLGGEHRTDWVTSYPFSVLWDKARHIVGHPATKGDVTIGSDVWLGRKCLILSGVTVGHGAAVAAHAVVTKDVPPFAIVGGNPARVIKYRFTPEEIAGLLKIAWWNWPDEEIRKSLPFLLSNQIGEFIRKHDSK from the coding sequence ATGGCCAAGAATACTTCGATCAAGAAAAAAATTGCGGGCCTCCTGGAGCATGTTCTCAAAGAAGATGTCTCCACGCGGGCCTTACAGGAGCGGTTCCCAGAGTACGAATTTGGCAGAGGCAGCTACGCGGGCGACTTGGAGGTGTTGTCGTGGGGCGAAGGCGCGACTTTGCGGGTCGGCAACTTCTGTTCGATCGCCGACGGCGTGACGATACTCCTTGGCGGAGAGCATCGCACCGATTGGGTAACGTCTTATCCTTTTAGCGTTCTTTGGGACAAGGCGCGCCACATTGTCGGACATCCTGCGACCAAAGGGGACGTCACCATCGGCAGCGATGTCTGGTTGGGCCGAAAGTGTTTGATCCTTTCGGGGGTTACAGTTGGCCACGGTGCCGCGGTGGCCGCCCATGCAGTCGTCACTAAGGATGTTCCGCCCTTCGCCATCGTTGGCGGCAATCCCGCGAGAGTGATCAAATATCGCTTTACGCCGGAAGAAATCGCAGGATTGCTGAAGATTGCTTGGTGGAATTGGCCCGATGAAGAAATTCGCAAGAGCCTGCCGTTTCTACTAAGCAATCAGATCGGCGAGTTTATTCGCAAACACGATTCGAAATAG
- a CDS encoding amidohydrolase — translation MVIDFQHHYVPVELAKKRGLYSEKGERTYLQEGGKRATTLHTRLYDLDLQLEEMAEAGIDCSVLSCLLGWSAPMAECRMINEDLAKVQAKYPGKFVGLAQAPVLEGKTAVAEIDRAVRQLGLKGTTITSQTDGLSLDSEKLYPLYEKCCELDVPIFVHPSLAPIGYDLLQDYDLPRVLGREVDLTVATTRLIAGGVFDRFADLKLVIAHFGGGIAAVKDRLLNKGYRFGTLKQPLGVYFDKLYFDLAGFEGCLPALNCALQGMRPEQLVFASDYPQDFSGVNTDTGRGMKDIRAYIGAVHALELTAGQKEAILSGTAKRLLKI, via the coding sequence ATGGTTATCGATTTTCAACATCACTATGTGCCGGTTGAATTGGCGAAAAAGCGCGGGCTCTATTCTGAAAAAGGCGAGAGGACCTATCTGCAAGAGGGCGGCAAGCGCGCCACCACCCTGCACACGCGGCTCTACGATCTCGACTTGCAGCTCGAAGAAATGGCTGAGGCCGGTATCGATTGTTCGGTGCTTTCCTGTCTGCTTGGTTGGAGCGCGCCAATGGCAGAGTGCCGCATGATTAACGAGGACCTTGCGAAGGTGCAGGCGAAATATCCGGGCAAGTTCGTCGGTCTGGCGCAGGCGCCGGTGCTCGAAGGCAAAACCGCCGTCGCTGAAATCGACCGCGCCGTGCGCCAACTTGGGCTCAAGGGCACGACCATCACTTCGCAAACCGATGGATTGTCGCTCGACTCGGAAAAGCTGTACCCACTATACGAAAAATGTTGTGAGTTGGACGTGCCGATTTTTGTGCACCCGTCGCTTGCGCCAATCGGCTACGATCTCTTGCAGGACTACGATCTGCCGCGCGTGCTCGGCCGCGAAGTCGATCTCACGGTGGCGACGACGCGGCTCATCGCTGGCGGCGTCTTTGACCGGTTTGCTGATCTCAAGCTCGTCATCGCCCACTTCGGCGGCGGCATCGCCGCGGTCAAAGACCGCCTGCTTAACAAAGGCTACCGCTTTGGCACGTTGAAACAGCCGTTAGGCGTGTACTTCGACAAACTCTATTTTGACCTTGCCGGCTTCGAAGGTTGTCTGCCGGCGCTCAACTGCGCCCTCCAAGGGATGCGCCCGGAGCAGCTCGTCTTTGCCAGCGACTATCCGCAGGACTTCAGCGGCGTCAACACCGACACCGGCAGGGGGATGAAAGACATCCGGGCCTATATTGGCGCGGTGCACGCGCTCGAACTGACAGCTGGCCAAAAAGAGGCGATTCTCAGCGGGACGGCGAAGCGGCTCTTGAAGATCTGA
- a CDS encoding MFS transporter gives MSSQAPSLSESPLSRAEERAMLTVTGLAAFLFFNSFGSIGVALPAIQKQFGNSLAELQWVTLMGVVTISSLSFCFGRAGNIFGQRRLYKIGVAFYAAGAGLGALADSFVALLFARAVMAMGLAMALPMSTAILAASFEASRRGRALGFFAAAIAVGRMSGPTVGGFLLQAGGWRWIFWMNFLVGVAVTISVAQILRGIGARRPEPFDFAGSLALLIGYPALLIGLTFGAKIGWREPLVLTAFVIALCGLSAFLVVELRVVKPLVEVAIFRRGRMAVAQLVNALTHMLHQPLALCAPLYLQNVLGASAVQAGLLLAVLPLSTALASPLSGRLADRFDARRIAGLGAVTIVLGVALYARLGAHSTFLGASAVLALIGCGIGCFTPANQKMAFSSVGQEDYGVLAAMLSSFGTSAGTIGITLAVALMENAGGRQLWSEPTVFARAQSFAFAWLLPIGLLAIAVSFRWRRT, from the coding sequence ATGTCATCGCAAGCTCCTTCGTTATCTGAATCGCCACTGTCGCGCGCTGAGGAGCGAGCCATGCTCACGGTGACTGGCCTCGCGGCGTTTCTGTTCTTCAACAGCTTCGGCAGCATCGGTGTGGCGCTGCCGGCAATTCAAAAACAGTTTGGCAACAGTCTCGCCGAGTTGCAGTGGGTGACGCTGATGGGTGTCGTCACCATCTCGAGCTTGTCGTTTTGCTTCGGCAGGGCGGGCAACATTTTCGGTCAGCGCCGTTTGTACAAAATTGGTGTAGCATTCTATGCGGCCGGCGCGGGCCTTGGGGCTTTGGCAGATTCGTTTGTTGCCTTGTTGTTTGCGCGAGCGGTGATGGCCATGGGCTTGGCGATGGCGCTGCCCATGTCGACCGCGATCTTGGCGGCGAGCTTCGAGGCGTCACGGCGCGGCCGTGCTTTGGGATTCTTCGCCGCCGCTATTGCCGTCGGTCGCATGTCTGGCCCGACGGTCGGCGGTTTTCTTCTACAAGCGGGCGGTTGGCGCTGGATTTTCTGGATGAACTTTCTGGTTGGCGTCGCAGTCACGATCTCAGTCGCGCAGATCCTTCGCGGTATCGGCGCGCGCCGCCCCGAGCCCTTCGATTTCGCGGGCTCGTTGGCACTGCTCATAGGCTATCCTGCTTTGTTGATCGGCTTGACCTTTGGCGCGAAGATCGGCTGGCGCGAGCCGCTCGTGTTAACGGCGTTTGTGATCGCGCTGTGCGGTTTGAGCGCGTTCTTGGTTGTCGAGCTCCGCGTCGTGAAGCCGTTGGTGGAGGTCGCGATCTTCCGCCGCGGCCGCATGGCGGTGGCCCAACTGGTCAATGCTTTAACGCACATGCTGCATCAGCCGCTGGCGCTGTGCGCGCCGCTGTATTTACAAAACGTGCTCGGCGCTTCGGCGGTGCAAGCAGGCTTGCTGTTGGCCGTCTTGCCGTTGTCGACTGCGCTGGCTTCGCCACTGAGCGGTCGGTTGGCCGACCGCTTCGATGCGCGGCGCATCGCTGGCCTCGGCGCCGTGACGATAGTTCTTGGCGTTGCGCTCTACGCGCGCCTTGGCGCGCATTCGACGTTTCTTGGCGCGAGCGCGGTGTTGGCGCTGATCGGTTGCGGCATCGGCTGCTTCACGCCGGCCAATCAGAAGATGGCGTTTTCATCCGTCGGGCAAGAAGATTATGGCGTGTTAGCAGCGATGCTAAGCTCGTTCGGCACCTCGGCAGGCACCATCGGTATTACCCTGGCGGTGGCGCTCATGGAAAACGCCGGTGGTCGCCAGCTATGGAGCGAGCCAACGGTATTTGCCCGCGCGCAGAGCTTTGCGTTTGCGTGGCTCTTGCCAATCGGGTTATTGGCTATAGCAGTCTCGTTTCGCTGGCGCCGTACGTAG
- a CDS encoding RidA family protein, which yields MAKRKSIHIKGMEHGAPIPNGAVLGNVVFSSAIGGKDAKTGVLSDDPDEQAAAMFRNLELFMESVGGTPANIGYMKVYLKDEKYRDNVNGPWLKMFPDEHDRPARHAIKVDLRGKNLFQIEVIGVL from the coding sequence ATGGCAAAACGCAAAAGCATCCACATCAAAGGCATGGAACATGGCGCACCGATCCCCAACGGTGCGGTGCTCGGCAACGTAGTTTTCTCTTCAGCGATCGGCGGTAAAGACGCGAAGACCGGCGTGTTGTCCGACGACCCCGACGAGCAGGCCGCAGCGATGTTCCGCAATCTGGAACTCTTCATGGAAAGCGTCGGCGGCACGCCGGCCAACATCGGCTACATGAAGGTCTATTTAAAGGACGAAAAATACCGCGACAACGTCAACGGCCCCTGGCTCAAAATGTTCCCCGACGAGCACGACCGCCCGGCGCGCCATGCGATCAAAGTCGACCTGCGCGGCAAGAATTTATTTCAAATCGAAGTGATCGGGGTGCTGTAA
- a CDS encoding DUF3179 domain-containing protein: MGPRISRFLAPFFFGVCLVSSAPAQHRSRQDIEKEYLAHAQQAVPRDAFPVLLNPAMGTVADGDKLFQANEWIIGVAINGEAKAYPVTVMGIHELINDKVGGQPITVCW, from the coding sequence ATGGGGCCGCGCATTAGCAGATTTCTCGCGCCATTTTTCTTTGGCGTTTGCCTAGTCTCCTCCGCTCCAGCCCAGCACCGCTCCCGGCAGGACATTGAGAAAGAATATCTCGCCCACGCGCAGCAGGCGGTGCCGCGCGATGCTTTTCCCGTGCTGCTCAACCCAGCCATGGGAACAGTGGCCGACGGCGACAAGCTATTTCAGGCCAATGAATGGATCATCGGCGTTGCCATCAATGGCGAGGCCAAAGCCTACCCGGTCACGGTGATGGGCATCCATGAGCTGATCAACGACAAGGTGGGAGGCCAGCCGATCACGGTCTGCTGGTGA